The Oscarella lobularis chromosome 12, ooOscLobu1.1, whole genome shotgun sequence genome window below encodes:
- the LOC136194183 gene encoding uncharacterized protein isoform X3: MILRIALFVLIFYCEGTKSQSLKTSCNGDVTIDCTSKLIAISSVTFEEVNNCVSRASVTPPCNSSTAIDVVRTACQYKNYCRVKAADVTFGTACSVRMLLSVSYTCISGLQGERYLRPLVVTKSSVQLEWQKHSNEGSNTQYVIERRYVPASQPSAIAGLSFEGFGYVKFSNDPFDGGKKFKTKLSFRTSAPNGLLFVAFKSKSDWKSYAYLQLTNGRLKFAVKSDKGSVDLSTTVTLNDGQFHTVEAEKRDKDSETLKLTVDGTKTSKGVNKGKDIDVSVDSVYVGGLTSTQYVKPGVFSQTDGFIGCMNIGQLEDCKLFDLQKNQSYDNVRWITNGCPPAVQAGMHFRGTGYTKLTLSPTSSGRLIFNFRMRTSWSNGLLLAAYSKDKGEFLFFESRVNGLDLRYRKGYGPSNGPFLVRVRPRTGSLCDGAWHTVSLAIDTTSIVVTVDGVAYSTPSKITNVQTYTSDIIQNFYLGGLEHKGSSPTMVERAFGYGVNVTSYGGCLADFEVNGQLVDYVKNRILSLNVSFAGCPDFTWEGPTCADQVLHVGSKGKSEERLTDTNGVKAFTEYLYRVTAKSGSGAHVPSKWIVVRTGEDKSSSGPSPELEYDGSTGKGTFRWTGPPATVKDGTSYNIKYSEVYQGSTVPSSDLKFNDDLQDISLPYSSVVSPSTTYVFAITVSLDQGSVTSSYARITTNGRECRRTLYRGTYYRGTTSISVDGQSCLNWSELSTYSNLLALYPESGLGNHSYCRNPISENRTMPWCYTDNTGGCLNWTYCNIDECEDTTCYSSLDNGYGYRGLNTDKSCVSWKQFTTFPVSQYAAAGLGDHSYCRNPDPQTRSKPWCYESDGNKRDCSVKECTNDVSIVNYVCGGDSDGNDKCVFPFVYKGKRFFECTSFDRDAPWCSIKNDGGQAMKEWAYCLCPKPSISLSLPTYSPPVSGRIDGTCLAVSTTATPTTAAPSSVAPTTVSPTTSTMSATTTFSPTTSSVSPPTTSETSSYLPTASNAARTPSSTTAPPTASNAARTPSSTTAPRTTSSISTAPVSPTNSRTVAVSTVVSSSTAATTISSTTMDTATSISTDSSKATSTTTSLQTASTAASSALSATSGIPTIPVSPTNSRSSDSNSASETNSAAATTISSVTTSNTATAVLATTSKATPAATTSTGASSTASLTASVSRTSSSNPSSPVSSTISAAPSNTTAKDDSTSTSATAEIPSSGSSSGDSDLRTEATSSQTPLSATSSELSSTTAQTSSHSTTSPAVKDITDKSSGMNIGIGVGVGVFVIVVLVVVAVIACRKRTASNAYPVKEEAMEMDLRSSRIHSPSYAVVLPFSEEEDSPSFEYQDSSVLQNLSKPTSEYYQPVEVTTEPKTARVCQSPDSQDDGHYEVPVTLAQAQAERKVIAESKGDIYWEPATSEEKLYDQLTAAKFRVLERSSVELKEVLGTGEFGTVERGIWTDKDSKRPVVVAVKTLKSESKENKVKFLQEAAIMGQFSHRNVLVMYGVVLTGKPLMVVLEILPKGDLKQYLQSIASEDTLPLDLPARFVQMARDIAAGMEYLAKRCFVHRDLAARNVLLDEKLVCKIADFGLSRDLSDGSYYVTKGGQIPIRWTAPEAISFRKYSTSSDVWSYGIVLYEIWTVGKRPYGQRKNNAVIDLLETGYRLPPPPGCSYAIYELMIECWNPDHHKRPTFNAIATRISQPEDALLGFKENSESVMGNVGDALEVSQSAYEVLQKAYKA; encoded by the exons ATGATTCTTCGAATTGCCTTGTTCGTGCTTATTTTCTACTGCGAAG GGACAAAATCGCAGTCGCTCAAAACGTCCTGCAACGGCGATGTGAC AATCGACTGTACAAGCAAGCTAATAGCGATTAGTTCGGTTACGTTCGAGGAAGTGAACAACTGCGTATCGCGCGCTTCAGTTACTCCTCCTTGCAACTCGTCTAC CGCTATTGACGTTGTAAGGACAGCTTGCCAGTACAAGAACTATTGCAGGGTCAAGGCTGCTGATGTTACTTTTGGAACAGCGTGCTCAGTCAGAATGTTGCTGAGCGTGTCCTACACTTGTATTTCCG GTCTACAAGGTGAACGTTATTTACGTCCACTTGTAGTGACCAAGTCATCAGTTCAACTCGAGTGGCAGAAGCACTCCAATGAAGGCAGCAATACGCAATACGTTATAGAAAGAAGATACGTTCCCGCAAGTCAACCAAGTGCCATTGCCGGATTATCTTTTGAAGGCTTTGGCTACGTCAAATTCTCCAATGATCCTTTTGATGGCGGAAAGAAATTTAAAACGAAACTATCATTTCGCACGTCAGCTCCAAATGGCCTTCTCTTTGTTGCGTTCAAGAGCAAGAGTGACTGGAAGTCGTATGCATACCTACAGCTGACGAATGGGAGATTGAAATTCGCGGTGAAAAGCGATAAAGGCTCTGTAGATCTTTCTACAACAGTGACTTTGAATGACGGTCAGTTTCATACAGTAGAGGCGGAGAAGAGAGATAAGGATTCAGAAACTCTCAAACTTACTGTCGATGGAACTAAAACGTCTAAGGGCGTTAACAAGGGCAAGGACATTGACGTTAGTGTGGACAGCGTTTACGTTGGTGGACTGACCTCGACTCAGTACGTCAAACccggcgttttttctcaaacAGACGGATTCATTGGGTGCATGAATATCGGTCAGCTTGAAGATTGCAAACTATTTGATTTACAGAAAAACCAGAGCTATGATAATGTTCGCTGGATTACCAATGGCTGTCCACCCGCTGTTCAGGCCGGAATGCATTTCCGAGGAACTGGTTACACGAAACTGACGCTGTCACCTACGTCGAGCGGTCGACTTATATTCAATTTTCGTATGCGAACGAGCTGGTCTAACGGTCTTCTTCTGGCCGCTTACAGCAAAGATAAAGgcgaatttctcttctttgagTCACGCGTCAATGGACTAGATTTGAGGTACAGAAAAGGCTACGGGCCATCGAATGGACCTTTCCTCGTTCGCGTTCGACCGAGAACAGGGAGCTTGTGTGACGGCGCGTGGCACACAGTCAGCTTAGCAATAGACACAACGTCTATAGTCGTtaccgtcgacggcgttgcaTACAGCACTCCTTCCAAAATAACCAATGTGCAGACGTATACTTCTGATATTATACAAAACTTTTATCTCGGAGGCCTGGAACATAAAGGGAGTTCACCAACAATGGTCGAAAGAGCGTTTGGGTATGGCGTGAACGTTACGAGCTACGGAGGTTGTTTGGCAGATTTTGAGGTTAATGGACAGCTGGTCGACTATGTAAAGAACAGAATCCTCAGCTTGAACGTCAGCTTTGCCGGATGTCCAGACTTCACGTGGGAAGGTCCAACGTGCGCGGATCAAGTTCTTCACGTTGgttcaaaaggaaaaagcgaagaacgTCTAACGGATACTAATGGGGTCAAAGCCTTTACAG AGTATTTATATCGAGTCACAGCGAAAAGCGGATCAGGCGCCCATGTGCCCAGTAAATGGATAGTAGTGCGCACTGGAGAAGATA AGTCTTCTAGTGGACCTTCACCGGAGTTGGAATACGACGGTAGCACGGGTAAGGGAACATTTCGCTGGACCGGACCCCCGGCAACTGTCAAGGACGGCACGTCATACAATATAAAATACTCTGAAGTTTACCAAGGATCGACGGTTCCGTCATCTGATCTCAAGTTTAACGACGACCTACAGGATATATCTCTTCCTTATTCTTCCGTCGTTTCACCGTCGACTACTTATGTTTTTGCAATTACCGTTTCGTTAGACCAAGGCTCCGTTACGTCTAGTTATGCACGTATAACGACCAATGGACGAG AATGTCGTCGGACTCTGTATCGTGGTACGTACTATCGTGGGACGACGTCCATTAGCGTCGACGGCCAATCGTGTCTCAACTGGTCGGAACTGAGCACCTACTCAAATTTATTAGCTTTGTATCCGGAATCGGGTTTGGGCAATCATTCGTATTGTCGCAATCCTATatcggaaaatcgaacgATGCCGTGGTGCTACACGGACAACACGGGTGGATGTCTCAACTGGACCTACTGCAACATAGACGAGTGCGAGG ACACGACATGTTACAGCTCGCTGGACAATGGGTACGGGTATAGGGGATTGAATACGGATAAGAGTTGCGTGTCGTGGAAACAATTTACGACGTTTCCCGTGTCTCAATACGCAGCAGCCGGACTTGGTGATCACAGCTACTGTCGAAATCCTGATCCGCAAACAAGGTCAAAGCCATGGTGTTATGAATCAGATGGTAACAAACGCGATTGCTCCGTTAAAGAGTGCACCAATG ATGTGTCTATTGTAAATTATGTATGTGGTGGAGACTCGGATGGTAACGACAAATGCGTCTTTCCGTTCGTCTATAAAGGGAAGCGGTTTTTCGAGTGCACTTCTTTTGATCGTGACGCTCCTTGGTGTTCAATAAAGAACGACGGAGGCCAGGCAATGAAAGAGTGGGCGTACTGTCTTTGTCCTA aacCGTCGATTTCTCTATCTTTACCCACTTACTCTCCTCCTGTCAGTGGACGAATTGACGGTACCTGCCTTGCAGTTTCTACCACGGCAACGCCTACGACCGCGGCTCCTAGTTCGGTGGCCCCAACGACGGTCTCACCTACGACTTCGACTATGTCTGCTACAACTACCTTCTCTCCTACGACTTCTTCGGTCTCACCTCCCACAACATCAGAGACGTCTTCATATCTTCCTACAGCGTCAAATGCCGCACGCACGCCTTCTTCAACTACAGCTCCTCCTACAGCGTCAAATGCCGCACGCACGCCTTCTTCAACTACAGCTCCTCGCACAACGTCAAGCATTTCAACGGCGCCAGTCTCACCGACGAATTCAAGGACTGTTGCTGTCTCAACTGTGGTCTCGAGTTCTACTGCCGCAACTACAATATCTTCTACAACTATGGATACTGCAACTTCAATCTCGACTGATTCTTCAAAGGCCACTTCTACAACTACGTCCCTGCAGACTGCTTCTACGGCCGCTTCTTCAGCTTTATCTGCAACGTCAGGCATTCCAACTATACCAGTTTCACCAACGAATTCAAGGAGTTCTGACTCAAATTCAGCCTCAGAAACAAATTCTGCTGCTGCAACAACGATTTCTTCCGTGACAACTTCGAATACTGCAACTGCGGTCTTGGCTACTACTTCAAAGGCTACTCCAGCAGCTACGACTTCGACGGGTGCTTCTTCGACTGCTTCTTTAACGGCGTCTGTCTCTCGTACATCTTCAAGCAACCCGTCCTCGCCGGTCTCATCAACGATTTCCGCTGCACCTTCTAATACTACTGCGAAGGACGATTCTACAAGCACTTCTGCGACTGCAGAAATTCCTTCTTCTGGGTCGAGCTCAGGTGATTCTGACTTGCGAACAGAAGCGACTTCTTCTCAGACGCCACTGTCAGCAACGTCGAGTGAATTGTCGTCTACCACAGCACAGACGTCTTCGCATTCGACTACGAGTCCTGCAGTAAAAGATATCACAGACAAGTCTAGTGGCATGAACATCGGAATAGGGGTGGGTGTAGGAGTCTTCGTCATTGTCGTACTCGTCGTGGTTGCTGTAATTGCGTGTCGAAAACGCACAGCATCGAACGCGTATCCCGTGAAAGAGGAAG CTATGGAAATGGATCTGCGCAGCTCACGAATACACTCGCCAAGTTACGCCGTCGTTTTGCCGTTTAGTGAGGAAGAAGATTCGCCGTCATTTGAATACCAGGACTCTTCCGTGCTTCAAAACTTGTCTAAGCCGACGTCTGAGTACTACCAACCGGTCGAGGTTACCACTGAACCGAAAACGGCTCGCGTATGCCAAAGCCCCGACTCCCAGGACGATGGTCACTACGAAGTACCGGTCACCTTAGCTCAAGCTCAAGCCGAGCGAAAA GTCATCGCGGAATCTAAAGGAGATATTTACTGGGAGCCAGCAACGTCGGAAGAAAAGTTGTATGACCAGTTGACTGCGGCGAAGTTTCGCGTTTTGGAGAGATCTTCAGTTGAGCTGAAAGAAGTACTAGGAACCGG TGAGtttggaacggttgagagagGCATCTGGACAGATAAG GATTCTAAACGTCCTGTTGTGGTGGCCGTGAAAACGTTGAAGTCAGAGTCGAAGGAGAACAAAGTCAAGTTTCTTCAAGAGGCTGCAATTATGGGCCAGTTTAGCCACCGAAATGTTCTTGTAATGTACGGAGTCGTTCTCACTGGAAAACCG TTGATGGTTGTCTTGGAAATTTTGCCGAAGGGTGATTTGAAGCAGTACTTGCAGTCAATCGC AAGCGAGGACACGTTGCCTTTGGATCTGCCTGCTCGATTTGTGCAGATGGCTCGCGACATAGCTGCCGGAATGGAATACTTGGCAAAGCGATGTTTTGTTCACAGG GACCTGGCGGCTCGTAACGTTCTACTTGATGAAAAATTAGTTTGCAAG ATTGCTGATTTTGGCTTATCAAGAGATTTGTCCGACGGCAGTTACTACGTCACGAAAGGAGGACAAATCCCCATCAGATGGACCGCGCCTGAG gCAATCAGCTTTCGAAAGTATTCAACATCAAGTGACGTCTGGAGTTACGGCATCGTTCTTTATGAAATCTGGACTGTTGGGAAACGTCCTTACGGCCAAAGAAAGAACAATGCCGTTATTGACCTACTGGAAACTGGCTATCGTCTTCCTCCACCTCCAGGCTGTTCTTACGCTATATATGAACTCATGATTGAGTGCTG GAATCCTGATCATCACAAACGACCCACTTTCAACGCAATAGCCACTCGTATCTCTCAGCCTGAAGACGCGCTGTTGGGTTTCAAAGAGAATAGCGAATCAGTTATGGGAAATGTAGGTGATGCTTTGGAAGTGTCTCAGTCAGCGTACGAAGTGCTGCAAAAAGCGTACAAGGCGTAA
- the LOC136194183 gene encoding uncharacterized protein isoform X2, whose translation MLICSTKKSGPENAASVFTMILRIALFVLIFYCEGTKSQSLKTSCNGDVTIDCTSKLIAISSVTFEEVNNCVSRASVTPPCNSSTAIDVVRTACQYKNYCRVKAADVTFGTACSVRMLLSVSYTCISGLQGERYLRPLVVTKSSVQLEWQKHSNEGSNTQYVIERRYVPASQPSAIAGLSFEGFGYVKFSNDPFDGGKKFKTKLSFRTSAPNGLLFVAFKSKSDWKSYAYLQLTNGRLKFAVKSDKGSVDLSTTVTLNDGQFHTVEAEKRDKDSETLKLTVDGTKTSKGVNKGKDIDVSVDSVYVGGLTSTQYVKPGVFSQTDGFIGCMNIGQLEDCKLFDLQKNQSYDNVRWITNGCPPAVQAGMHFRGTGYTKLTLSPTSSGRLIFNFRMRTSWSNGLLLAAYSKDKGEFLFFESRVNGLDLRYRKGYGPSNGPFLVRVRPRTGSLCDGAWHTVSLAIDTTSIVVTVDGVAYSTPSKITNVQTYTSDIIQNFYLGGLEHKGSSPTMVERAFGYGVNVTSYGGCLADFEVNGQLVDYVKNRILSLNVSFAGCPDFTWEGPTCADQVLHVGSKGKSEERLTDTNGVKAFTEYLYRVTAKSGSGAHVPSKWIVVRTGEDKSSSGPSPELEYDGSTGKGTFRWTGPPATVKDGTSYNIKYSEVYQGSTVPSSDLKFNDDLQDISLPYSSVVSPSTTYVFAITVSLDQGSVTSSYARITTNGRECRRTLYRGTYYRGTTSISVDGQSCLNWSELSTYSNLLALYPESGLGNHSYCRNPISENRTMPWCYTDNTGGCLNWTYCNIDECEDTTCYSSLDNGYGYRGLNTDKSCVSWKQFTTFPVSQYAAAGLGDHSYCRNPDPQTRSKPWCYESDGNKRDCSVKECTNDVSIVNYVCGGDSDGNDKCVFPFVYKGKRFFECTSFDRDAPWCSIKNDGGQAMKEWAYCLCPKPSISLSLPTYSPPVSGRIDGTCLAVSTTATPTTAAPSSVAPTTVSPTTSTMSATTTFSPTTSSVSPPTTSETSSSPPTASNAARTPSSTTAPRTTSSISTAPVSPTNSRTVAVSTVVSSSTAATTISSTTMDTATSISTDSSKATSTTTSLQTASTAASSALSATSGIPTIPVSPTNSRSSDSNSASETNSAAATTISSVTTSNTATAVLATTSKATPAATTSTGASSTASLTASVSRTSSSNPSSPVSSTISAAPSNTTAKDDSTSTSATAEIPSSGSSSGDSDLRTEATSSQTPLSATSSELSSTTAQTSSHSTTSPAVKDITDKSSGMNIGIGVGVGVFVIVVLVVVAVIACRKRTASNAYPVKEEAMEMDLRSSRIHSPSYAVVLPFSEEEDSPSFEYQDSSVLQNLSKPTSEYYQPVEVTTEPKTARVCQSPDSQDDGHYEVPVTLAQAQAERKVIAESKGDIYWEPATSEEKLYDQLTAAKFRVLERSSVELKEVLGTGEFGTVERGIWTDKDSKRPVVVAVKTLKSESKENKVKFLQEAAIMGQFSHRNVLVMYGVVLTGKPLMVVLEILPKGDLKQYLQSIASEDTLPLDLPARFVQMARDIAAGMEYLAKRCFVHRDLAARNVLLDEKLVCKIADFGLSRDLSDGSYYVTKGGQIPIRWTAPEAISFRKYSTSSDVWSYGIVLYEIWTVGKRPYGQRKNNAVIDLLETGYRLPPPPGCSYAIYELMIECWNPDHHKRPTFNAIATRISQPEDALLGFKENSESVMGNVGDALEVSQSAYEVLQKAYKA comes from the exons ATGCTAATAT GTTCTACGAAGAAAAGCGGGCCTGAAAACGCTGCCAGCGTCTTTACCATGATTCTTCGAATTGCCTTGTTCGTGCTTATTTTCTACTGCGAAG GGACAAAATCGCAGTCGCTCAAAACGTCCTGCAACGGCGATGTGAC AATCGACTGTACAAGCAAGCTAATAGCGATTAGTTCGGTTACGTTCGAGGAAGTGAACAACTGCGTATCGCGCGCTTCAGTTACTCCTCCTTGCAACTCGTCTAC CGCTATTGACGTTGTAAGGACAGCTTGCCAGTACAAGAACTATTGCAGGGTCAAGGCTGCTGATGTTACTTTTGGAACAGCGTGCTCAGTCAGAATGTTGCTGAGCGTGTCCTACACTTGTATTTCCG GTCTACAAGGTGAACGTTATTTACGTCCACTTGTAGTGACCAAGTCATCAGTTCAACTCGAGTGGCAGAAGCACTCCAATGAAGGCAGCAATACGCAATACGTTATAGAAAGAAGATACGTTCCCGCAAGTCAACCAAGTGCCATTGCCGGATTATCTTTTGAAGGCTTTGGCTACGTCAAATTCTCCAATGATCCTTTTGATGGCGGAAAGAAATTTAAAACGAAACTATCATTTCGCACGTCAGCTCCAAATGGCCTTCTCTTTGTTGCGTTCAAGAGCAAGAGTGACTGGAAGTCGTATGCATACCTACAGCTGACGAATGGGAGATTGAAATTCGCGGTGAAAAGCGATAAAGGCTCTGTAGATCTTTCTACAACAGTGACTTTGAATGACGGTCAGTTTCATACAGTAGAGGCGGAGAAGAGAGATAAGGATTCAGAAACTCTCAAACTTACTGTCGATGGAACTAAAACGTCTAAGGGCGTTAACAAGGGCAAGGACATTGACGTTAGTGTGGACAGCGTTTACGTTGGTGGACTGACCTCGACTCAGTACGTCAAACccggcgttttttctcaaacAGACGGATTCATTGGGTGCATGAATATCGGTCAGCTTGAAGATTGCAAACTATTTGATTTACAGAAAAACCAGAGCTATGATAATGTTCGCTGGATTACCAATGGCTGTCCACCCGCTGTTCAGGCCGGAATGCATTTCCGAGGAACTGGTTACACGAAACTGACGCTGTCACCTACGTCGAGCGGTCGACTTATATTCAATTTTCGTATGCGAACGAGCTGGTCTAACGGTCTTCTTCTGGCCGCTTACAGCAAAGATAAAGgcgaatttctcttctttgagTCACGCGTCAATGGACTAGATTTGAGGTACAGAAAAGGCTACGGGCCATCGAATGGACCTTTCCTCGTTCGCGTTCGACCGAGAACAGGGAGCTTGTGTGACGGCGCGTGGCACACAGTCAGCTTAGCAATAGACACAACGTCTATAGTCGTtaccgtcgacggcgttgcaTACAGCACTCCTTCCAAAATAACCAATGTGCAGACGTATACTTCTGATATTATACAAAACTTTTATCTCGGAGGCCTGGAACATAAAGGGAGTTCACCAACAATGGTCGAAAGAGCGTTTGGGTATGGCGTGAACGTTACGAGCTACGGAGGTTGTTTGGCAGATTTTGAGGTTAATGGACAGCTGGTCGACTATGTAAAGAACAGAATCCTCAGCTTGAACGTCAGCTTTGCCGGATGTCCAGACTTCACGTGGGAAGGTCCAACGTGCGCGGATCAAGTTCTTCACGTTGgttcaaaaggaaaaagcgaagaacgTCTAACGGATACTAATGGGGTCAAAGCCTTTACAG AGTATTTATATCGAGTCACAGCGAAAAGCGGATCAGGCGCCCATGTGCCCAGTAAATGGATAGTAGTGCGCACTGGAGAAGATA AGTCTTCTAGTGGACCTTCACCGGAGTTGGAATACGACGGTAGCACGGGTAAGGGAACATTTCGCTGGACCGGACCCCCGGCAACTGTCAAGGACGGCACGTCATACAATATAAAATACTCTGAAGTTTACCAAGGATCGACGGTTCCGTCATCTGATCTCAAGTTTAACGACGACCTACAGGATATATCTCTTCCTTATTCTTCCGTCGTTTCACCGTCGACTACTTATGTTTTTGCAATTACCGTTTCGTTAGACCAAGGCTCCGTTACGTCTAGTTATGCACGTATAACGACCAATGGACGAG AATGTCGTCGGACTCTGTATCGTGGTACGTACTATCGTGGGACGACGTCCATTAGCGTCGACGGCCAATCGTGTCTCAACTGGTCGGAACTGAGCACCTACTCAAATTTATTAGCTTTGTATCCGGAATCGGGTTTGGGCAATCATTCGTATTGTCGCAATCCTATatcggaaaatcgaacgATGCCGTGGTGCTACACGGACAACACGGGTGGATGTCTCAACTGGACCTACTGCAACATAGACGAGTGCGAGG ACACGACATGTTACAGCTCGCTGGACAATGGGTACGGGTATAGGGGATTGAATACGGATAAGAGTTGCGTGTCGTGGAAACAATTTACGACGTTTCCCGTGTCTCAATACGCAGCAGCCGGACTTGGTGATCACAGCTACTGTCGAAATCCTGATCCGCAAACAAGGTCAAAGCCATGGTGTTATGAATCAGATGGTAACAAACGCGATTGCTCCGTTAAAGAGTGCACCAATG ATGTGTCTATTGTAAATTATGTATGTGGTGGAGACTCGGATGGTAACGACAAATGCGTCTTTCCGTTCGTCTATAAAGGGAAGCGGTTTTTCGAGTGCACTTCTTTTGATCGTGACGCTCCTTGGTGTTCAATAAAGAACGACGGAGGCCAGGCAATGAAAGAGTGGGCGTACTGTCTTTGTCCTA aacCGTCGATTTCTCTATCTTTACCCACTTACTCTCCTCCTGTCAGTGGACGAATTGACGGTACCTGCCTTGCAGTTTCTACCACGGCAACGCCTACGACCGCGGCTCCTAGTTCGGTGGCCCCAACGACGGTCTCACCTACGACTTCGACTATGTCTGCTACAACTACCTTCTCTCCTACGACTTCTTCGGTCTCACCTCCCACAACATCAGAGACGTCTTCAT CTCCTCCTACAGCGTCAAATGCCGCACGCACGCCTTCTTCAACTACAGCTCCTCGCACAACGTCAAGCATTTCAACGGCGCCAGTCTCACCGACGAATTCAAGGACTGTTGCTGTCTCAACTGTGGTCTCGAGTTCTACTGCCGCAACTACAATATCTTCTACAACTATGGATACTGCAACTTCAATCTCGACTGATTCTTCAAAGGCCACTTCTACAACTACGTCCCTGCAGACTGCTTCTACGGCCGCTTCTTCAGCTTTATCTGCAACGTCAGGCATTCCAACTATACCAGTTTCACCAACGAATTCAAGGAGTTCTGACTCAAATTCAGCCTCAGAAACAAATTCTGCTGCTGCAACAACGATTTCTTCCGTGACAACTTCGAATACTGCAACTGCGGTCTTGGCTACTACTTCAAAGGCTACTCCAGCAGCTACGACTTCGACGGGTGCTTCTTCGACTGCTTCTTTAACGGCGTCTGTCTCTCGTACATCTTCAAGCAACCCGTCCTCGCCGGTCTCATCAACGATTTCCGCTGCACCTTCTAATACTACTGCGAAGGACGATTCTACAAGCACTTCTGCGACTGCAGAAATTCCTTCTTCTGGGTCGAGCTCAGGTGATTCTGACTTGCGAACAGAAGCGACTTCTTCTCAGACGCCACTGTCAGCAACGTCGAGTGAATTGTCGTCTACCACAGCACAGACGTCTTCGCATTCGACTACGAGTCCTGCAGTAAAAGATATCACAGACAAGTCTAGTGGCATGAACATCGGAATAGGGGTGGGTGTAGGAGTCTTCGTCATTGTCGTACTCGTCGTGGTTGCTGTAATTGCGTGTCGAAAACGCACAGCATCGAACGCGTATCCCGTGAAAGAGGAAG CTATGGAAATGGATCTGCGCAGCTCACGAATACACTCGCCAAGTTACGCCGTCGTTTTGCCGTTTAGTGAGGAAGAAGATTCGCCGTCATTTGAATACCAGGACTCTTCCGTGCTTCAAAACTTGTCTAAGCCGACGTCTGAGTACTACCAACCGGTCGAGGTTACCACTGAACCGAAAACGGCTCGCGTATGCCAAAGCCCCGACTCCCAGGACGATGGTCACTACGAAGTACCGGTCACCTTAGCTCAAGCTCAAGCCGAGCGAAAA GTCATCGCGGAATCTAAAGGAGATATTTACTGGGAGCCAGCAACGTCGGAAGAAAAGTTGTATGACCAGTTGACTGCGGCGAAGTTTCGCGTTTTGGAGAGATCTTCAGTTGAGCTGAAAGAAGTACTAGGAACCGG TGAGtttggaacggttgagagagGCATCTGGACAGATAAG GATTCTAAACGTCCTGTTGTGGTGGCCGTGAAAACGTTGAAGTCAGAGTCGAAGGAGAACAAAGTCAAGTTTCTTCAAGAGGCTGCAATTATGGGCCAGTTTAGCCACCGAAATGTTCTTGTAATGTACGGAGTCGTTCTCACTGGAAAACCG TTGATGGTTGTCTTGGAAATTTTGCCGAAGGGTGATTTGAAGCAGTACTTGCAGTCAATCGC AAGCGAGGACACGTTGCCTTTGGATCTGCCTGCTCGATTTGTGCAGATGGCTCGCGACATAGCTGCCGGAATGGAATACTTGGCAAAGCGATGTTTTGTTCACAGG GACCTGGCGGCTCGTAACGTTCTACTTGATGAAAAATTAGTTTGCAAG ATTGCTGATTTTGGCTTATCAAGAGATTTGTCCGACGGCAGTTACTACGTCACGAAAGGAGGACAAATCCCCATCAGATGGACCGCGCCTGAG gCAATCAGCTTTCGAAAGTATTCAACATCAAGTGACGTCTGGAGTTACGGCATCGTTCTTTATGAAATCTGGACTGTTGGGAAACGTCCTTACGGCCAAAGAAAGAACAATGCCGTTATTGACCTACTGGAAACTGGCTATCGTCTTCCTCCACCTCCAGGCTGTTCTTACGCTATATATGAACTCATGATTGAGTGCTG GAATCCTGATCATCACAAACGACCCACTTTCAACGCAATAGCCACTCGTATCTCTCAGCCTGAAGACGCGCTGTTGGGTTTCAAAGAGAATAGCGAATCAGTTATGGGAAATGTAGGTGATGCTTTGGAAGTGTCTCAGTCAGCGTACGAAGTGCTGCAAAAAGCGTACAAGGCGTAA